A window from Rhizosphaericola mali encodes these proteins:
- a CDS encoding DUF58 domain-containing protein — protein MSLFKRNKKATPIIEEDDSELDVAQIAARAKELDLKTKKLSMQLYSGESRSAALGRGMSFKEVRQYQAGDDVRFIDWNVSARLGSTYSKVFEEEKELNIILLVDVSASNLFGTQTMSKKDQIANLCSVLAFAAVKENNKVGAYFFSDKMEKVIPSKKSHSHVLFLAKTLIGYQPSSALTDLKNALNILNGTVKQRSLVFIVSDFISDDFREALKVTARRHEVVGIQVYDKAEAILPNLGLVTLEDAETGGLLLVDASDAQQRRIYREKFDYRMKHVNDMFKECGAGLLQISTEDDYMKTIKEFFTRKK, from the coding sequence ATGAGTTTATTCAAAAGAAATAAAAAGGCAACTCCGATTATCGAGGAGGACGATTCCGAATTGGATGTAGCTCAGATCGCTGCTCGGGCAAAAGAATTGGATTTAAAAACCAAGAAATTGTCCATGCAATTGTATTCTGGTGAGAGTCGATCTGCGGCTTTGGGGCGCGGTATGTCTTTCAAAGAAGTACGCCAATATCAAGCCGGCGATGATGTGCGTTTTATTGATTGGAATGTATCGGCTAGGTTGGGAAGTACTTACAGCAAAGTATTCGAAGAAGAAAAAGAACTCAATATTATATTGCTCGTAGACGTGAGCGCAAGTAATCTTTTCGGTACGCAGACCATGTCCAAAAAAGATCAAATTGCCAATCTTTGCTCTGTACTTGCATTTGCAGCAGTAAAAGAAAATAATAAAGTGGGCGCGTATTTTTTTTCGGATAAAATGGAAAAAGTGATTCCTTCGAAAAAAAGTCATAGTCACGTATTATTTCTTGCGAAAACCTTAATCGGTTATCAACCTTCTAGCGCACTTACGGATTTAAAAAATGCTTTGAATATTTTAAATGGTACGGTAAAGCAAAGAAGTCTTGTATTTATCGTGAGTGATTTTATCAGCGATGATTTTAGAGAGGCGTTGAAAGTTACTGCAAGAAGGCACGAAGTCGTCGGGATTCAGGTATATGATAAAGCAGAAGCCATTTTGCCTAATCTTGGTTTGGTTACGTTGGAAGATGCGGAGACAGGAGGATTGCTTTTAGTTGACGCTTCAGATGCACAGCAAAGACGTATTTATCGGGAAAAATTTGATTATAGAATGAAACATGTCAATGATATGTTTAAGGAATGTGGTGCTGGTTTGTTGCAGATCTCCACTGAAGATGATTATATGAAAACCATTAAAGAATTTTTTACCCGTAAAAAATGA
- a CDS encoding vWA domain-containing protein, which translates to MITDWLRHIEFAYPWVLGLIFLLPILVWAYFKKQKRSEATFKISYIGQGNYQNWKAKSASLPFWLRIFGLFFLIVAMARPRQKYVEQETTGQGIDIVLCFDISGSMTEKDFVPNRLEAAKLVASKFVEQRPGDRIGITIFSNLSFTLSPVTTDHELVLQQIQNIQPGMLQDEGTAIGAGLATSVDRLRESKSKTKIVILLTDGVDFGGAISPDVAINMAKTYGIKVYTIGIGSTQEVQIDPNDPNSGGKSTRKLDFNEGLLRNMAASTGGQYFHAADNNTLQGVYESINKLEKSKIEVKTYNRYVEQYLVVLIIGLICILLDFILRYTVYFKFP; encoded by the coding sequence ATGATTACAGATTGGTTAAGACATATTGAATTTGCCTATCCTTGGGTATTGGGACTTATTTTTTTACTTCCCATCTTGGTATGGGCATATTTTAAAAAACAAAAAAGGAGCGAAGCCACTTTCAAAATCAGCTATATCGGTCAAGGTAATTACCAAAACTGGAAAGCGAAAAGTGCTAGTTTGCCTTTTTGGTTGCGCATTTTCGGATTATTTTTTCTTATTGTGGCGATGGCTCGTCCGCGTCAAAAATATGTAGAACAAGAAACAACAGGTCAAGGGATTGATATTGTTTTGTGTTTTGATATCAGTGGAAGTATGACCGAAAAGGATTTCGTTCCTAATCGGTTAGAAGCTGCGAAATTAGTGGCTTCCAAGTTCGTTGAGCAACGTCCAGGAGATAGAATTGGGATAACTATTTTTAGTAATTTAAGTTTTACCTTATCTCCAGTGACGACAGATCATGAATTGGTTTTGCAACAAATTCAAAATATACAACCTGGAATGTTGCAAGATGAGGGTACGGCGATTGGAGCAGGATTGGCAACGAGTGTTGATAGATTGAGAGAAAGCAAATCCAAAACAAAAATCGTTATTTTACTGACGGATGGAGTTGATTTTGGTGGTGCTATTTCGCCAGATGTAGCGATTAATATGGCGAAAACCTATGGAATTAAAGTCTATACCATTGGAATCGGGAGTACGCAAGAGGTTCAAATTGATCCAAATGATCCGAACTCTGGTGGAAAAAGTACGCGTAAATTGGATTTCAATGAAGGTTTATTGAGAAATATGGCGGCATCTACGGGTGGTCAATATTTCCATGCCGCGGATAACAATACATTGCAAGGAGTATATGAAAGTATCAATAAATTGGAAAAGTCAAAGATTGAAGTAAAGACTTATAACCGATATGTAGAGCAATATTTGGTCGTATTAATTATCGGTTTGATTTGTATCTTATTAGATTTTATTTTGCGATATACGGTTTATTTTAAATTTCCTTAA
- the smc gene encoding chromosome segregation protein SMC, whose amino-acid sequence MRLKQLQVKGFKSFADKTILNFDAAITGVIGPNGCGKSNVIDAIRWVIGEQKISALRSENMEALVFNGSKKRSPSGMAEVSLVFENTRNLLPTEFSTVAITRRFYRNGDSEYRLNDVACRLKDINNLFMDTGISSDSYSMIESGMVDDIIKDRDNSRRKMLEQAAGITVYKTRKKEAKQKLDATAQDLSRIEDLLFEINNQLKTLESQAKKAEKYNEIKKDYKDISIELAKAALEGFNGTYKEVNQQQESQADLKLQLETEITSQEAAILKERNSFSDKEKALQDLQQKFNGVQGNLHVKENEKNLASQSLQYLKEKEKNIIDFLAQAEGQLNTISDSIEYSKIQVGDESGLLAELQEKIEIAKDAIEDKRALLDEKRAELDVQRQSFQQIQRQQFEAEKKVAVADTSIQNLQRSQMQLQSEKENRTAQLQNLEGELKEKETVLADKKSYLTDIQKIHEETKAIILSTQEEMEKLRASLADENRKLDAKKNEHALLKNLIDSMEGYPESIKFLHKNKDWNNEAPILSDIIYVKEEYRAAVENVLEPYLNYYVVNDLQEGMTAIQLLDNNKKGKANFFLLDKFQNFSYSESQVNNATKALDIIEVDEKYRKLAEYLLANVYIVDEGANAEASDNTILLEKSGKFVQGKYTLTGGSVGVFEGKKIGRAKNLEKLQATISKQDKLVSELKNNIEALRNKVIGYNEQLKEKEIQSIQNEINSLTNGVFITKNKVENLISAQDSSQQKLEDIEAKLEQENDAIYDTKNQLNEINSSIESINQALKLIEMTYQQAEQDYNFASVSYNDQNIQLTKQQSKINSLKQELAFKEKQLQDLVAQKEGNNKQLSESKGNIEAEEVRLQQLEKELIELFRAKEIAEKELNEADQLYYSLRNELQVKEDELRQKTKQREAIDNQLNELKDKLNELKLQLAGMKERLYVEFHVDLDEILDQDRTTTSSVDELTESSERLKKRLQNLGEVNPTAVEAYTEMKKRYEFILEQKNDLVTARESLMQTIQEVETTANQQFLETFNKVKENFQVVFKTLFTEQDTADLIMENPENLAETGIDIVAKPKGKRPSSITQLSGGEKTLTATALLFSIYLIKPAPFCILDEVDAPLDDANVGKFVQMIRKFSENSQFIIVTHNKQMMSAVDVIYGVTMQEPGVSKLVPVDFRSLKEN is encoded by the coding sequence GTGCGATTAAAACAACTTCAAGTAAAAGGTTTTAAAAGTTTTGCTGATAAAACGATACTCAATTTTGATGCTGCAATTACCGGGGTGATCGGGCCAAATGGCTGTGGTAAAAGTAATGTAATTGATGCCATTAGATGGGTAATAGGTGAACAAAAAATTTCTGCTTTACGTAGTGAAAATATGGAGGCGCTTGTCTTTAACGGAAGTAAAAAGAGGAGCCCTAGCGGCATGGCGGAGGTGAGTTTGGTATTTGAAAACACCCGCAATTTATTACCTACAGAATTTAGTACGGTAGCGATTACGCGCCGTTTTTACCGCAATGGCGATAGCGAATATAGACTGAATGATGTTGCTTGTCGATTGAAAGACATCAACAACCTTTTCATGGACACTGGTATTAGTTCGGATAGTTATTCCATGATTGAGTCTGGAATGGTCGACGATATCATCAAAGATAGAGATAATAGTCGTCGTAAAATGCTCGAACAAGCGGCTGGAATTACCGTCTATAAAACACGTAAAAAAGAAGCCAAACAAAAACTAGATGCAACTGCACAAGATTTAAGTCGAATTGAAGATTTATTATTTGAAATCAACAATCAGCTAAAAACCTTAGAAAGTCAAGCGAAAAAGGCGGAGAAGTACAACGAAATTAAAAAGGACTATAAAGATATTTCCATAGAATTGGCGAAAGCTGCTTTGGAAGGATTTAACGGCACTTACAAAGAAGTTAACCAACAACAAGAGTCACAAGCGGATTTAAAATTGCAATTGGAAACAGAAATTACCTCTCAAGAAGCCGCAATTTTAAAGGAACGCAATAGTTTTTCGGATAAGGAAAAAGCCTTGCAAGATTTGCAACAAAAATTCAACGGCGTACAAGGTAATTTGCACGTCAAAGAAAATGAGAAAAATCTGGCTTCGCAAAGTTTGCAGTATTTGAAAGAAAAAGAAAAAAATATCATTGACTTTTTAGCACAAGCAGAAGGTCAATTAAACACGATTTCTGATTCCATTGAATATTCCAAAATACAGGTTGGTGACGAGTCTGGATTATTAGCGGAATTGCAAGAAAAAATTGAAATTGCCAAAGATGCGATTGAGGATAAGCGCGCACTTTTAGATGAAAAAAGAGCAGAATTGGATGTCCAACGTCAATCATTTCAACAGATCCAAAGACAACAATTTGAAGCGGAGAAAAAAGTTGCCGTAGCGGACACATCGATCCAAAATCTGCAAAGATCTCAGATGCAATTGCAATCTGAAAAAGAAAACAGAACTGCGCAATTGCAAAATTTAGAAGGCGAATTGAAAGAAAAAGAAACAGTTCTTGCTGATAAAAAATCCTACTTAACTGATATTCAAAAAATCCACGAAGAAACCAAAGCCATCATCTTGTCCACGCAAGAAGAAATGGAAAAATTACGTGCTTCCTTAGCTGATGAAAATCGAAAATTGGATGCAAAAAAGAACGAACATGCGCTTTTGAAAAATTTGATTGATTCTATGGAAGGATATCCAGAGAGTATCAAATTTTTACATAAAAATAAAGATTGGAATAATGAAGCGCCGATACTTTCTGATATTATTTATGTAAAAGAAGAATATCGTGCAGCAGTGGAGAACGTATTAGAGCCATATCTTAACTATTACGTTGTCAATGATTTACAAGAAGGAATGACCGCAATTCAATTGTTGGATAACAACAAAAAAGGAAAAGCGAATTTCTTTCTTTTAGATAAATTTCAAAATTTCTCTTATTCAGAATCTCAAGTGAATAATGCGACAAAAGCATTGGATATCATTGAAGTAGATGAGAAATATAGAAAACTTGCGGAATATTTATTAGCCAATGTCTACATTGTGGATGAAGGCGCAAATGCAGAAGCCTCAGACAATACGATTTTACTTGAGAAATCAGGCAAATTTGTACAAGGAAAATATACGTTAACCGGTGGTAGCGTGGGCGTTTTTGAAGGTAAAAAAATCGGTCGTGCTAAAAATTTGGAAAAATTACAAGCGACGATATCCAAACAAGACAAACTTGTAAGCGAACTTAAAAACAACATTGAGGCGCTGCGAAATAAAGTTATTGGTTACAACGAACAATTGAAGGAAAAAGAAATACAATCCATTCAAAATGAAATCAATTCCTTAACCAACGGCGTATTTATTACCAAAAATAAAGTCGAAAATCTCATTTCTGCACAAGATTCTTCTCAACAAAAATTAGAAGATATTGAAGCAAAATTAGAACAGGAAAATGATGCAATTTACGATACCAAAAATCAATTAAATGAAATTAATAGTTCGATTGAATCTATCAACCAAGCGTTGAAATTGATTGAAATGACCTATCAACAAGCCGAACAAGATTACAATTTCGCATCCGTTTCTTATAATGATCAGAATATCCAATTAACCAAACAGCAAAGCAAAATCAATTCTTTGAAACAAGAATTGGCTTTTAAAGAAAAACAATTGCAAGATTTGGTGGCCCAAAAAGAAGGAAATAATAAGCAATTATCTGAATCAAAAGGAAATATCGAAGCCGAAGAAGTAAGATTGCAACAGCTTGAAAAAGAATTGATTGAGTTATTCCGTGCAAAAGAAATTGCAGAAAAAGAATTGAATGAAGCAGATCAATTGTATTATTCTTTGCGTAATGAATTGCAAGTTAAAGAGGATGAATTACGTCAAAAAACAAAACAACGCGAAGCGATTGACAATCAATTGAATGAGTTGAAAGACAAACTCAATGAATTGAAATTGCAATTAGCAGGAATGAAGGAGCGTCTGTACGTAGAATTTCATGTTGATTTGGATGAAATTTTGGATCAAGATCGCACGACAACTTCCTCAGTAGATGAATTGACAGAGTCTTCTGAAAGATTGAAAAAGCGTTTGCAAAATTTGGGAGAAGTTAACCCTACAGCGGTAGAAGCTTATACGGAAATGAAAAAACGTTATGAATTCATTTTGGAACAAAAAAATGACCTCGTAACTGCTCGTGAAAGCTTAATGCAAACGATCCAAGAGGTAGAAACCACAGCCAATCAGCAATTTTTGGAGACATTCAATAAGGTAAAAGAAAATTTCCAAGTGGTATTCAAAACCTTATTTACCGAGCAAGACACAGCGGATCTTATCATGGAAAATCCAGAAAATCTTGCGGAAACGGGTATTGATATTGTTGCCAAACCAAAAGGGAAAAGACCATCTTCCATTACTCAATTAAGTGGAGGAGAAAAAACCTTAACAGCTACAGCATTATTATTTTCCATCTATCTAATTAAACCTGCACCATTCTGTATTTTGGATGAGGTTGATGCGCCTTTGGATGATGCTAACGTCGGAAAATTTGTACAAATGATTCGCAAATTCAGTGAAAATTCGCAATTTATCATAGTAACACACAACAAGCAAATGATGAGCGCGGTCGATGTGATTTATGGCGTTACGATGCAAGAACCTGGTGTAAGTAAATTAGTTCCCGTAGATTTCAGAAGTTTGAAGGAAAATTAA
- a CDS encoding porin family protein, translated as MLKLNKVFVAGMLVFTGFCSRLHAQDIHFGIKAGPEFGKVDGKSLTSAYKAGYQAGAFAEIRFDKWGIQPEVLFSQTNTETKDGNALSQVGASALIPNVKAKLNYLSVPVLVNLKIINILDFQVGPQFNVSTSKEHGLSNEVKSAFKSGEVDAAAGFQLRVAKFRAYARYNIGLTGVKSSATEDNTNTNDGSTWRRQAFQFGIGYAIF; from the coding sequence ATGTTAAAACTGAATAAGGTTTTCGTTGCAGGAATGTTGGTTTTCACTGGTTTTTGTAGTCGTTTGCATGCTCAAGACATACATTTCGGTATTAAAGCCGGTCCTGAATTTGGCAAAGTAGACGGTAAATCTTTGACCTCTGCCTATAAAGCTGGTTATCAAGCAGGAGCATTTGCGGAAATTCGTTTTGATAAATGGGGAATACAACCAGAAGTTTTGTTTAGTCAAACAAATACGGAAACTAAAGATGGTAATGCATTGAGTCAAGTAGGCGCAAGTGCCTTAATTCCAAATGTGAAGGCGAAATTGAATTATTTGAGTGTACCTGTATTAGTGAATTTGAAAATCATTAATATTCTGGATTTTCAAGTTGGTCCACAATTCAATGTGTCTACGTCCAAAGAACATGGGTTGTCTAATGAAGTAAAGAGCGCATTTAAAAGCGGAGAAGTGGATGCTGCGGCAGGTTTTCAATTACGTGTAGCTAAGTTCAGAGCTTATGCGCGTTACAATATTGGCTTGACGGGTGTAAAATCTAGTGCGACAGAAGATAATACTAATACCAATGATGGAAGTACTTGGCGTAGACAAGCTTTCCAATTTGGCATCGGATATGCTATATTTTAG
- a CDS encoding TonB-dependent receptor has product MKLIFVVMALLGTCESYSQKLIHGKITGIAQNKYEYLRVSDRQQSQLEKVNAEGEFNFYSKGSIFYLLEKNVKIDSFIVKNEKFIVVNIRNYTNQLDNIIVSNHLQNQRNIWANPVAITAVSAKQVENTISSNLIDGLVKNTPGLNAVKTGPNISKPFIRGLGYNRVLTLFDGIRQEGQQWGDEHGIELDPYNIGNTEVIKGPASMIYGSDAEAGVVSLRSLQPQVIDGKIHGQWISEYQNNNGLYGNGVSIYKRNVHWYWLGARSYRIAKNYQNKIDGSVYNTGFKELNLSFKTSYQSKYGFSNLNFTLYNDLQGIPDGSRDSLTRKFTKQIYESDEDNIKDRPIVSNRELNSYRLSPLHQHIQHYRIYSDNEYSLKNGAKVSGLVAFQQNIRREYNHPTMLEQAGMYVKLNTLNFTGKYQFSPMGKFTNTIGVNGMYQSNRNENATDFPIPDYKLGDVGIYAFSNFESGKWTISGGVRLDQRWIGSKDFYIGTNDVTGFEYAIRNNQDTMGANLQFPALHLQYSGMSASLGVTYEVNENIHLKGNIAKGYRAPNITEIASNGLDPGAHIYYIGNRNFVPEFNIQEDVGVSLNYSDLNANFSVFNNHISHYISLMQLTDANGNPVQLVPGNWTYQYQQSAARLYGLESNFQYLPKYLNGIVVESSIAIVYGNNTSAKYKNAGINGEYLAYIPPIKWVSGIEKVFQLKSQHLNKLKLKLEYEFNGKQSRYFGLYDTETATPGYSLLNAILGCTIQLREKQTIDVNVFADNILDKAFQSNLSRLKYFEYYNSSPNGHYGIYGMGRNVGVKVGVHF; this is encoded by the coding sequence ATGAAGCTAATCTTTGTAGTAATGGCACTATTAGGAACTTGTGAGTCATACAGCCAAAAACTAATACACGGAAAAATCACTGGAATCGCGCAAAATAAATATGAATATCTGCGTGTCAGTGATCGTCAACAATCGCAGTTGGAAAAAGTAAATGCAGAAGGAGAATTTAATTTTTATTCCAAGGGTTCTATATTCTACCTACTAGAAAAGAACGTAAAAATAGATTCATTTATAGTCAAAAATGAAAAATTTATAGTTGTAAATATTCGTAATTATACGAATCAACTAGATAATATTATTGTCTCAAATCATTTGCAAAATCAAAGAAATATTTGGGCAAATCCTGTGGCGATTACTGCTGTGTCTGCCAAGCAAGTTGAAAATACCATTTCCTCTAACCTTATAGATGGTTTAGTAAAAAATACACCTGGATTAAATGCCGTGAAAACCGGGCCAAATATTTCAAAACCATTTATTAGAGGATTGGGGTATAATCGAGTATTGACTTTGTTCGATGGTATTCGTCAAGAAGGGCAACAATGGGGAGATGAACATGGGATTGAATTAGATCCATATAATATTGGAAATACGGAAGTAATTAAAGGCCCGGCAAGTATGATTTACGGCTCGGATGCTGAGGCTGGAGTGGTGAGTTTGCGTTCCTTACAACCTCAAGTTATAGATGGTAAAATACATGGACAATGGATTTCTGAATATCAAAACAACAATGGTTTATATGGAAATGGTGTTTCTATTTATAAACGAAATGTGCACTGGTATTGGCTTGGAGCGCGTTCTTACAGAATCGCCAAGAACTATCAAAATAAAATAGACGGCAGCGTGTACAACACAGGATTTAAAGAATTAAATCTTTCTTTTAAAACAAGTTATCAAAGTAAATATGGGTTTTCTAATCTGAATTTTACTTTATACAATGATCTGCAAGGTATTCCTGATGGGAGCAGAGATTCGCTTACTAGAAAATTTACTAAACAAATTTATGAGTCTGATGAAGACAATATAAAAGATCGTCCTATTGTTTCCAATCGTGAGTTAAATAGTTATCGTTTGAGTCCATTGCATCAGCATATTCAACATTATAGAATTTATTCGGATAATGAATATAGTTTAAAAAATGGTGCAAAAGTTTCTGGTTTGGTGGCATTTCAGCAAAATATCAGAAGAGAATATAATCACCCAACCATGCTGGAGCAAGCGGGGATGTATGTTAAATTAAATACGCTCAACTTTACGGGAAAATATCAATTTTCTCCAATGGGGAAATTTACCAATACCATTGGCGTGAATGGAATGTATCAAAGTAATCGGAATGAAAATGCAACTGATTTCCCTATACCAGACTATAAACTAGGAGACGTAGGCATATATGCTTTTTCGAATTTTGAGTCGGGAAAATGGACAATTTCGGGTGGCGTAAGATTGGATCAACGTTGGATAGGAAGTAAGGATTTTTATATAGGGACAAATGATGTGACTGGATTTGAATATGCTATTCGAAATAACCAAGATACAATGGGGGCTAATTTGCAATTTCCAGCTTTGCATTTGCAATATAGCGGTATGTCTGCAAGCCTAGGTGTAACATACGAAGTAAATGAAAATATACATCTAAAAGGCAATATTGCAAAAGGTTATCGCGCGCCGAATATAACCGAAATTGCTTCTAATGGATTAGACCCTGGCGCACATATTTACTATATCGGAAATCGCAATTTTGTACCGGAATTTAATATTCAAGAAGATGTTGGCGTAAGTTTGAATTATAGTGATTTGAATGCTAATTTTAGTGTATTCAATAATCATATTAGCCACTATATTTCTTTAATGCAGTTAACCGATGCTAATGGAAATCCCGTACAATTAGTCCCAGGGAACTGGACCTATCAATATCAACAGAGTGCTGCTAGGTTATACGGACTGGAATCTAATTTTCAATATTTACCTAAATATTTGAATGGGATTGTTGTCGAATCTTCTATTGCAATCGTTTATGGCAATAATACGAGTGCGAAATATAAAAATGCAGGTATTAATGGGGAATATTTGGCGTATATCCCACCTATAAAATGGGTAAGTGGCATAGAAAAAGTATTTCAACTCAAGAGTCAACATTTGAATAAATTGAAATTAAAGTTAGAATATGAATTTAACGGAAAACAAAGCCGGTATTTTGGGTTATATGATACGGAAACAGCTACTCCAGGTTATAGTTTGTTAAATGCAATCTTGGGTTGCACTATACAATTACGAGAAAAGCAAACTATAGATGTGAATGTATTTGCAGATAATATTTTGGATAAAGCATTTCAGTCTAATTTAAGTCGGTTGAAATATTTTGAATATTATAATTCGTCTCCTAATGGACATTATGGTATCTATGGAATGGGACGCAATGTTGGAGTAAAGGTTGGGGTTCATTTTTAA